The DNA segment TATACAATGTTGTTTTTTACGGCGTGGATCCCGAAACGGAACAAATCAATTTTGACCGCGTGCGAGAGTTGGCTCATCAACATAAACCAAAATTAATTGTGACGGGTGCTTCGGCTTATTCGCGTGATATTGATTTTAAAAAATTCCGTGAGATTGTCGACGAAGTGGGGGCTTACGTGATGGCGGATATTGCCCATCCCGCGGGTCTTGTGGCGGCGGGGCTTCATTCCAATCCGGTTCCGCATTGTCATTTTGTCACTTCTACTACTCACAAAACTTTGCGCGGTCCGCGCGGCGGTTTGGCGATGTGCACGGAAGAATTTGCCAAAGCGCTTGATAAAACCGTTTTCCCCGGCATTCAAGGCGGACCGCTGATGCATGTGATTGCCGCAAAAGCCGTGGCTTTCAAAGAGGCTCTGCAACCCAATTTCAAAATTTATTGTCAGCAGATCATCAATAATTGCCGTGCTCTGGCAAAGGGTTTGAAAGACAGCGGTTTTCGTATCGTGACCGGCGGAACTGATACCCATCTTTTTCTCGTGGACCTCACCGAAAAGGGGATCACCGGAAAAGAAGCGGAAGAGGCTCTGGGGCGCGCGGGAATCACCGTTAATAAAAATACCATTCCTCGTGAAACGCGTTCTCCGTTTGTGACAAGCGGCATTCGTCTTGGCACGCCATGCGTGACAACGCGCGGTATGAAAGAAAAAGAAATGTCGCAAATCGCCAGTTGGATTTCTGACTGTCTGAAAGATGTAAATGATGCCAAACGACAGGCAGGGATTCAAACAGAAGTAAAAAAATTGTGTGCCCAATTTCCGTTTTACTTCTAGTACTTAGTTCTTGGTTCTTCGTTCTTAGTACCAAGAACCAAGAACCAAGAACTAAGAACTAAGAACTAAGAACTAAGAACTAAGAACTAATATCCACCCCAATGAACTGTCCTTTCTGTCATCATTCTGAAAGCAAAGTTATTGACAGCCGCGATGCGCAGGAGGGTGAAATTATTCGCCGGCGTCGTGAATGTGAAAAATGCAATCAGCGTTTCACTACCTATGAACGTGTGGAAGAATTGCTTCCCGCCGTGATCAAAAAAGATGGGCGTCGCGAGGTTTTTGAACGGAACAAAATTCTGCAGGGTTTTCGCAAAGCCTGCGAAAAAAGACCGATCAGCATGGCAACGATAGAAAGTTGCGTTGACCGGATCGTTCGCTGGGCGCAAGAACAGGGAGTGGAAGAAATTGCAAGCACCTCCATCGGGGAAAAAGTCATGGAGGAATTGCATTTGCT comes from the Deltaproteobacteria bacterium genome and includes:
- a CDS encoding serine hydroxymethyltransferase; translation: MTKLNDFDPEIANVIKKETNRLETTLELIPSENLVSRNVLEALGSVMTVKYAEGYPGKRYYGGCEFVDEAEELARTRLKQIFNAAHVNVQPHSGSQANMAVYFSILKPGDTILGMDLKHGGHLSHGSPVNFTGQLYNVVFYGVDPETEQINFDRVRELAHQHKPKLIVTGASAYSRDIDFKKFREIVDEVGAYVMADIAHPAGLVAAGLHSNPVPHCHFVTSTTHKTLRGPRGGLAMCTEEFAKALDKTVFPGIQGGPLMHVIAAKAVAFKEALQPNFKIYCQQIINNCRALAKGLKDSGFRIVTGGTDTHLFLVDLTEKGITGKEAEEALGRAGITVNKNTIPRETRSPFVTSGIRLGTPCVTTRGMKEKEMSQIASWISDCLKDVNDAKRQAGIQTEVKKLCAQFPFYF
- the nrdR gene encoding transcriptional repressor NrdR; the encoded protein is MNCPFCHHSESKVIDSRDAQEGEIIRRRRECEKCNQRFTTYERVEELLPAVIKKDGRREVFERNKILQGFRKACEKRPISMATIESCVDRIVRWAQEQGVEEIASTSIGEKVMEELHLLDEVAYVRFASVYRSFKDISEFMSELKDLLGKQKS